A portion of the Candoia aspera isolate rCanAsp1 chromosome 18, rCanAsp1.hap2, whole genome shotgun sequence genome contains these proteins:
- the LOC134507214 gene encoding C-type natriuretic peptide 1-like, translated as MACQVPCPGWLLLLLLLGCGQGRAKPLAEIQSLSKLLEEGLEPPRGLEEMDQAQDGSLMAGALDQPDVVFLWARNLQEDAAFQQLFGELLSAARRHQPRSKKGRWGGCFGAKLDRIGAFSGLGC; from the exons ATGGCCTGCCAGGTTCCCTGCCCAGGATGGctccttctgcttctcctcctggGATGCGGCCAAGGGAGAGCCAAGCCGCTGGCAGAGATCCAG AGTTTGTCAAAATTGTTGGAGGAAGGCCTGGAGCCCCCAAGAGGCTTGGAGGAGATGGACCAGGCGCAGGACGGGTCCCTGATGGCTGGGGCGCTGGACCAGCCGGATGTGGTGTTTCTATGGGCCAGGAACCTGCAGGAGGACGCGGCTTTCCAGCAGCTTTTTGGCGAGTTGCTCAGCGCCGCCAGGAGGCACCAGCCCCGGAGCAAAAAGGGGCGGTGGGGGGGCTGCTTCGGGGCCAAGCTGGACCGGATTGGAGCCTTCAGTGGGCTGGGATGCTGA
- the NPPB gene encoding natriuretic peptides B → MDAKGSFLTIFSLMIFLCYQHSAAHPIHNLSPAEELANMEALLERLEEKVALMEDLQGNSNEFEIQGESQAEEDINDQPAVEDAFPVFSDTTSLLKHMRGIQAAKSMRESGCFGRRLDRIGSVSGMGCKGVTTDGTPHALIHTNIDFALSRDLKYAPDTATFSTTDSQDEFRLL, encoded by the exons ATGGATGCTAAGGGTTCATTCCTCACCATTTTCTCCTTAATGATTTTTCTCTGCTACCAGCATTCGGCGGCTCACCCCATCCATAACCTCAGCCCAGCCGAGGAGCTGGCTAACATGGAG GCTCTTCTGGAGAGGTTGGAGGAAAAGGTGGCCTTGATGGAGGACTTACAGGGCAACTCCAATGAATTCGAAATCCAGGGGGAGAGCCAGGCAGAAGAGGACATCAACGACCAGCCCGCAGTCGAGGACGCTTTCCCTGTCTTTTCCGACACGACATCCCTGCTAAAACACATGAGGGGAATTCAGGCTGCAAAAAGCATGCGAGAATCTGGCTGCTTTGGCAGGAGATTGGACCGGATCGGATCTGTCAGCGGAATGGGATGCAAAG GGGTAACCACGGACGGCACGCCCCATGCTCTCATCCACACAAACATTGATTTTGCCCTTTCCCGGGACCTCAAATACGCCCCTGACACGGCTACGTTCAGCACAACTGACTCCCAGGATGAGTTTCGTCTTCTCTAA